The following are encoded together in the Eptesicus fuscus isolate TK198812 chromosome 16, DD_ASM_mEF_20220401, whole genome shotgun sequence genome:
- the MAL gene encoding myelin and lymphocyte protein — translation MAPAAASGGSSLPSGLAVFTTFPDLLFILEFVFGGLVWILIASSLVPMPLVQGWVMFVSVFCFVATTTLLVLYIIGAHGGEASWVTLDAAYHCTAALFYLSASVLEALATIQMYEGFTYRQYHENISAVVFSYVATLLYVAHAVFSLIRWKSS, via the exons ATGGCCCCCGCAGCGGCGTCGGGGGGCAGCTCCCTGCCCAGCGGCCTCGCGGTCTTCACCACCTTCCCTGACCTGCTCTTCATCCTCGAGTTT GTCTTCGGGGGCCTGGTGTGGATTCTGATCGCCTCGTCACTGGTGCCCATGCCACTGGTCCAGGGATGGGTGATGTTCGTGTCTGTGTTCTGCTTCGTGGCCACCACGACCCTGCTCGTCCTGTACATAATCGGTGCCCACGGAGGGGAGGCTTCCTGGGTCACCCTG GACGCAGCCTACCACTGCACCGCCGCCCTGTTTTACCTGAGCGCCTCGGTCCTGGAAGCGCTGGCCACCATCCAGATGTACGAGGGCTTCACCTACAGGCAGTACCACGAGAACATCTCCGCTGTG GTGTTTTCATACGTAGCCACTCTGCTGTACGTGGCCCACGCCGTGTTTTCTTTAATCCGATGGAAGTCTTCGTAA